A single window of Meiothermus sp. DNA harbors:
- a CDS encoding alpha/beta fold hydrolase, whose product MAAPNVHDAWLEVPGGQVFVRQWNIGQQNKTPIVLLHDSLGSVELWRGFPAALAQATGRNVWAYDRLGFGRSSPRTEPPSLDFILEEARLYFPAIAEGLELNEYILFGHSVGGAMALCIAAHQPAQCRAVITEAAQAFVEERTLQGIRAAQQSFQDPTQFARLARWHGEKARWVLEAWTGVWLEPAFGGWTLEPYLNRVHCPVLALHGDRDEYGSVAFPERIVHGVAGPARMEVLPDCGHVPHREKEALVLGLVEDFLRNIS is encoded by the coding sequence GTGGCTGCTCCCAACGTACACGACGCCTGGCTCGAGGTTCCCGGCGGCCAGGTCTTTGTGCGGCAGTGGAACATAGGGCAGCAAAATAAGACCCCTATCGTTTTGCTGCACGACTCCTTGGGCTCGGTGGAGCTCTGGCGCGGGTTTCCGGCGGCGCTGGCCCAGGCCACCGGACGGAATGTCTGGGCTTACGACCGGCTGGGTTTTGGACGGTCTTCGCCCAGAACCGAGCCCCCTTCGTTGGACTTTATCCTCGAGGAGGCCCGGCTCTACTTCCCCGCCATTGCCGAGGGGCTCGAGCTCAACGAATACATCCTGTTTGGCCACAGCGTGGGGGGCGCCATGGCTTTGTGCATCGCCGCGCACCAGCCGGCTCAGTGCCGCGCCGTGATTACCGAAGCCGCCCAGGCCTTTGTGGAAGAGCGCACCCTACAGGGCATCCGGGCCGCCCAGCAGAGCTTCCAAGACCCCACCCAGTTCGCCCGGCTGGCCCGCTGGCACGGCGAAAAAGCCCGCTGGGTGCTGGAAGCCTGGACGGGGGTCTGGCTCGAGCCGGCGTTTGGGGGCTGGACGCTGGAACCCTACTTAAACAGGGTGCATTGCCCCGTGCTGGCCCTGCACGGCGACCGCGACGAGTACGGCTCTGTGGCCTTCCCGGAGCGCATCGTACACGGGGTGGCAGGCCCGGCACGCATGGAGGTATTGCCAGACTGCGGCCACGTGCCCCACCGGGAAAAGGAGGCCCTGGTGCTGGGGCTGGTGGAAGATTTCCTGCGAAATATAAGCTAA
- a CDS encoding GNAT family N-acetyltransferase, producing MEIRPERADEYALVEQIHTLAFGGEQEARVVAWVRRSPFYIPELSLVAVVEGRPVGHILFSEVGLQDESGPVRKVVVLAPLAVHPGFQNLGAGKHLVQAGLARLEALGAPLVLVRGHAHYYPRFGFVPSEQLGIRPPFAVAPGEYMARPLSAYTPQYKGVVRYPAAFAAVGYPVEYG from the coding sequence ATGGAAATCCGACCTGAGCGTGCCGACGAATATGCCCTGGTGGAGCAAATCCACACCCTGGCTTTTGGGGGCGAGCAGGAAGCCCGGGTGGTGGCTTGGGTGCGCCGGTCACCCTTTTACATCCCCGAGCTTTCGCTGGTGGCGGTGGTGGAGGGCCGGCCGGTGGGACATATCCTGTTCAGCGAGGTGGGGTTGCAGGACGAAAGCGGGCCGGTGCGGAAAGTGGTGGTGCTGGCCCCGCTAGCAGTTCATCCGGGGTTTCAAAACCTGGGTGCAGGCAAACACCTGGTGCAAGCGGGGTTGGCCCGGCTGGAAGCCCTGGGGGCGCCGCTGGTGCTGGTGCGGGGCCATGCCCACTACTACCCCCGCTTCGGTTTTGTGCCATCGGAGCAACTGGGCATCCGCCCGCCCTTTGCGGTGGCGCCAGGGGAGTACATGGCCCGGCCGCTCTCGGCCTACACCCCGCAATACAAGGGCGTGGTACGCTACCCGGCAGCGTTTGCCGCGGTGGGCTACCCGGTAGAGTACGGTTAG
- a CDS encoding arginase family protein, with protein MRHAELAFTGPATFLKAPHRPLSELWTADVGLLGLPYDFAVGYRPGARFAPGALREASGRYAPGPEGYFDLETETYRLQGVRIVDAGDVDPVQLEYTETFHRITLAARALRKRVRLPVFVGGDHSVSYPILRAYDDLAELYVVQLDAHLDFSDSRNGTKYSNSSPFRRAAEEVPGLKHITTIGLRGLRTNPEAYGAAKARGHTPITASRVRENLPWVLDQLPRGKKVYLSFDADVLDPSILPGTSSPEVEGLSYAEAMAVVRRAIEQNKLVGFDFVELAPNLDSSGLSALVGARLLAEVLCEWASGANGFGLQPEP; from the coding sequence ATGCGTCACGCGGAACTGGCTTTCACCGGCCCGGCCACCTTCCTCAAGGCTCCCCACCGCCCCCTTTCCGAACTTTGGACCGCCGACGTGGGCCTTTTGGGCCTGCCCTACGACTTTGCCGTGGGCTACCGCCCCGGTGCGCGCTTCGCGCCGGGTGCCTTGCGCGAGGCCAGCGGACGCTACGCCCCCGGCCCCGAGGGCTACTTCGACCTCGAGACCGAGACCTACCGCCTGCAGGGGGTGCGCATTGTGGATGCGGGCGACGTGGATCCGGTTCAGCTCGAGTACACCGAGACTTTCCACCGCATCACCCTGGCTGCCAGGGCCCTGCGCAAGCGGGTGCGGCTCCCGGTGTTTGTGGGGGGCGATCACTCCGTGAGTTACCCCATCCTGCGGGCCTACGACGACCTGGCGGAGCTTTACGTGGTACAGCTCGACGCCCACCTGGACTTCTCGGATAGCCGCAACGGCACCAAGTATTCCAACTCGAGCCCCTTCCGCCGCGCCGCGGAGGAGGTGCCGGGTCTGAAGCACATCACCACCATCGGCCTGCGCGGCCTGCGCACCAACCCCGAGGCCTACGGGGCGGCCAAAGCCAGGGGCCACACGCCGATTACGGCTTCCAGGGTGCGGGAGAACCTGCCCTGGGTGCTGGACCAACTCCCGCGGGGCAAAAAGGTCTACCTGAGCTTCGACGCCGACGTGCTCGACCCCTCGATTCTGCCCGGCACCAGCAGCCCCGAGGTGGAGGGGCTTTCGTATGCAGAGGCCATGGCGGTGGTGCGGCGAGCGATAGAGCAAAACAAGCTGGTGGGCTTCGACTTCGTGGAGCTGGCGCCCAACCTGGACAGCAGCGGCCTCTCGGCGCTGGTAGGAGCGCGGCTCTTGGCCGAGGTGCTGTGTGAGTGGGCCTCAGGTGCTAACGGGTTCGGCCTGCAGCCTGAGCCCTAG
- a CDS encoding addiction module antidote protein — protein MSDIPNSQKRYSPKTSPFLNEVRSVLRLKHMSQRTETSYVYCILDFIRFHGKRRPKVMEVEEIRAYLSHLATEDNVSASTQNVALSALLFLYKTVLEHPLPENLEACLEDDDPALIAATLGDIARARGMSQVARETGLSRESLYKALSGEGNPAFATVMKVVKALGLRLQAEPVST, from the coding sequence ATGTCCGATATTCCCAATAGCCAGAAACGGTACTCGCCCAAAACTTCCCCCTTCCTCAACGAGGTTCGCAGTGTTCTAAGGCTCAAGCACATGAGCCAACGCACCGAAACCTCGTATGTGTATTGCATATTAGACTTCATTCGCTTTCACGGCAAGCGCCGTCCAAAGGTGATGGAGGTCGAGGAAATCCGGGCTTACCTGTCCCACCTGGCTACCGAAGACAACGTATCGGCCTCCACCCAGAACGTAGCGCTTTCGGCCCTGCTGTTTTTGTACAAGACGGTACTCGAGCACCCCCTACCCGAGAACCTCGAGGCTTGCCTGGAAGACGACGACCCGGCGCTGATCGCCGCCACACTGGGCGATATCGCCCGGGCTCGAGGGATGTCGCAAGTAGCGCGCGAGACCGGGCTTTCACGCGAAAGCCTGTACAAAGCCCTTTCCGGTGAGGGCAATCCTGCGTTTGCCACGGTGATGAAGGTGGTCAAGGCCCTAGGGCTCAGGCTGCAGGCCGAACCCGTTAGCACCTGA